In one Candidatus Binataceae bacterium genomic region, the following are encoded:
- the bioD gene encoding dethiobiotin synthase, with product MARAILITGTDTGVGKTTVACALAFASFARNLRTGVFKPAETGCSQGPEGLVASDALILKTAASSPLPLELICPYRYAPPLAPAAAARLEGLPVLDIARLVDCFEEIAAANDIVIVESAGGLAVPLTWDTNFADLAQTLQLEVVLVVPNRLGSLNAAVLSLEYAARKGLWVRGYILNDAEPADSPAAATNADSLLRLTDVPCLGTVKHRQPLPLELVERILRGPC from the coding sequence ATGGCACGCGCGATTCTGATCACAGGCACCGATACCGGCGTGGGAAAGACCACTGTGGCCTGCGCCCTGGCCTTCGCCAGCTTCGCCCGCAACCTGCGCACGGGTGTTTTCAAACCCGCCGAGACTGGCTGTAGCCAGGGTCCTGAGGGGCTGGTGGCAAGCGATGCCCTGATCCTCAAAACTGCAGCTTCCTCGCCGCTGCCACTGGAGCTGATTTGTCCTTACCGCTACGCCCCGCCGTTGGCGCCGGCCGCCGCCGCGCGGCTGGAGGGACTCCCCGTGCTTGACATCGCACGGCTGGTGGATTGCTTTGAAGAGATCGCGGCCGCCAACGACATCGTGATCGTGGAGAGCGCCGGTGGTTTGGCCGTGCCGCTAACCTGGGATACCAATTTCGCCGATTTAGCCCAGACCCTCCAACTCGAAGTGGTGCTGGTAGTGCCTAACCGCTTGGGCAGCCTCAACGCCGCGGTTCTCTCCCTGGAGTACGCCGCGCGCAAGGGTTTGTGGGTTCGTGGTTATATCCTCAACGATGCCGAGCCCGCCGATTCGCCCGCCGCCGCCACCAACGCCGATTCCCTTCTCCGTCTGACCGATGTGCCCTGCCTGGGCACGGTTAAACATCGCCAGCCGTTGCCCCTGGAACTAGTGGAACGCATTCTGAGAGGCCCGTGTTGA